A region of Heteronotia binoei isolate CCM8104 ecotype False Entrance Well chromosome 2, APGP_CSIRO_Hbin_v1, whole genome shotgun sequence DNA encodes the following proteins:
- the DYNLRB1 gene encoding dynein light chain roadblock-type 1: protein MHFCAQRNISLNPLLKCVIAEHYLKTNCSFHDKLAYFLPQAEVEETLKRIQSQKGVQGIIIVNSEGIPIKSTMDNSTTVQYAGLMHSLIMKARGTVRDIDPQNDLTFLRIRSKKNEIMVAPDKDYFLIVVQNPTE from the exons ATGCACTTTTGTGCTCAGAGGAATATATCTTTGAATCCTTTATTGAAATGTGTTATTGCAGAACATTATCTGAAAACAAACTGCAGCTTCCATGACAAATTAGCATATTTTCTCCCCCAGGCTGAGGTGGAAGAAACCCTGAAGCGAATTCAGAGTCAGAAGGGAGTCCAAGGAATCATTATTGTTAATTCAGAAG GTATTCCCATTAAAAGCACCATGGACAACTCCACCACTGTGCAGTATGCAGGCTTGATGCACAGCTTAAtcatgaaggctaggggcaccgtGCGAGACATTGATCCCCAGAATGACCTCACCTTCTTGCGGATTCGTTCCAAGAAAAATGAGATCATGGTTGCACCAG ATAAGGACTATTTCCTGATCGTTGTTCAGAACCCAACTGAGTGA